A single Bacillus sp. (in: firmicutes) DNA region contains:
- the hpaE gene encoding 5-carboxymethyl-2-hydroxymuconate semialdehyde dehydrogenase: MQNQTVDVNNKNTHQELEDIKLYINGEFVDAETGATFQNTNPFTNTVINNIAEGRKDDIEKAIAAAKVAYENGQWGKMKVSERLQYIYRIADLIDEANDEIAFLESLDTGLPISQTKNQAARAAENFRFYAKMIETSHGESFPIDREFINYTVYKPLGVVGLITPWNAPIMLETWKVAPALATGNTVILKPAELSPLTANKLAEIIDQSGLPKGVFNVVHGFGETAGAALVAHPDVKAISFTGETTTGSIIIKNAADTLKKTSMELGGKSPLIVFDDADLDRALDAAVWGIFSFNGERCTSNSRVFLHKNIKDQFIAALKERVNNIKIGDPMDPATQLGPLIEKGHYNKVKSYIELAKQEGCEVVQGSIPEEVKVGNFVPPTLLLHAKNEMRVCQEEIFGPVMAVIEFETEEEVIEAANNVRYGLAGFVWTNDIKRAHRVADAIEAGMVWINAQNVRDLRIPFGGTKDSGIGREGGHYAFEFYTEPKIIHVAIGDHHIPQFGK; this comes from the coding sequence ATGCAAAACCAAACAGTAGATGTAAACAATAAAAACACACATCAGGAATTAGAAGATATTAAGTTATATATAAATGGTGAATTTGTTGATGCAGAGACAGGTGCCACTTTTCAAAATACAAACCCTTTTACAAATACGGTCATTAACAACATTGCTGAAGGGCGCAAGGATGATATAGAAAAAGCGATTGCCGCTGCAAAAGTGGCTTATGAAAACGGTCAATGGGGCAAAATGAAAGTAAGCGAACGATTACAATACATTTATCGAATTGCCGATTTAATTGATGAAGCTAATGATGAAATTGCCTTTTTAGAGTCATTAGATACAGGCCTTCCCATAAGTCAGACGAAAAATCAAGCGGCCCGTGCAGCGGAAAATTTTCGTTTTTATGCGAAAATGATTGAAACATCCCACGGCGAATCATTTCCAATAGACCGTGAGTTTATTAACTATACAGTTTATAAACCATTAGGCGTCGTTGGGCTCATTACACCTTGGAATGCGCCGATTATGCTAGAGACTTGGAAGGTTGCACCGGCACTGGCAACAGGGAATACTGTTATTTTAAAGCCAGCTGAACTGTCACCTTTAACGGCAAACAAACTTGCCGAAATTATCGATCAATCGGGATTGCCAAAGGGTGTCTTTAATGTTGTTCATGGATTTGGTGAAACAGCGGGAGCAGCGCTTGTAGCTCATCCCGATGTAAAAGCTATTTCATTTACTGGTGAAACAACAACAGGCTCCATTATTATCAAAAATGCGGCAGATACATTAAAGAAAACGTCAATGGAGCTGGGCGGGAAATCACCTCTAATCGTATTTGATGATGCCGACCTTGACCGTGCTCTTGATGCTGCTGTATGGGGGATTTTCTCCTTTAACGGAGAACGTTGTACATCCAATTCCCGTGTCTTTCTTCATAAAAATATTAAAGACCAATTTATTGCGGCTTTGAAAGAACGTGTCAATAATATTAAAATCGGCGACCCAATGGACCCGGCGACACAACTAGGGCCTTTAATTGAAAAGGGTCATTACAATAAAGTAAAAAGCTATATTGAACTTGCAAAACAAGAAGGCTGCGAAGTTGTTCAAGGATCAATTCCTGAGGAAGTAAAGGTAGGCAATTTCGTACCACCGACGTTATTATTACATGCGAAAAATGAGATGAGGGTTTGCCAAGAAGAAATTTTTGGTCCAGTGATGGCGGTGATTGAATTTGAAACGGAAGAAGAAGTGATTGAGGCGGCAAATAATGTAAGATATGGTCTTGCAGGCTTCGTGTGGACAAATGATATTAAGAGGGCGCACCGTGTTGCAGATGCAATTGAAGCTGGAATGGTTTGGATTAATGCGCAAAATGTCCGTGATCTTCGCATTCCATTTGGAGGAACAAAGGATAGTGGAATCGGTAGAGAAGGCGGCCATTATGCATTTGAATTTTATACTGAGCCAAAGATTATCCACGTTGCTATCGGTGATCACCATATACCGCAATTCGGTAAATAA
- the hpaI gene encoding 2,4-dihydroxyhept-2-ene-1,7-dioic acid aldolase — MYQELKKRLRGSIAPVITPFNEDGSIDFETQEKLINWQIESGSHAISVTGTTGEPASLTTEERVKVMENAARVINGRVPFVPGTGSTNYDETIYLTKKAKEIGADAVLIIVPYYNKPSQHALYKHYKSIAETVDIPIIVYNIPGRTAVNLHVDTLARLAKDVPQIIGVKESNKDFEHVNRVLLKCGRDFNLYSGIELLCYPMLAIGGAGHISATANILPKEIANLYNDWAAGNIQASLDHHFELMELNDVLFEDTNPAPLKAALGMMGKAKPILRRPMDLPTPELQEKLRKVLSRHVELPENVVAN, encoded by the coding sequence ATGTATCAAGAATTGAAAAAAAGATTAAGAGGATCAATTGCGCCTGTCATTACACCGTTTAACGAAGATGGCTCGATTGATTTTGAAACACAGGAAAAGCTAATAAACTGGCAAATTGAAAGTGGTAGCCATGCAATTTCAGTAACTGGTACAACTGGTGAACCAGCATCTCTAACAACTGAAGAACGTGTGAAAGTAATGGAAAATGCCGCTAGAGTAATAAATGGAAGAGTTCCTTTCGTACCTGGAACAGGTTCAACAAATTATGATGAAACGATTTACTTAACGAAGAAGGCAAAAGAAATTGGCGCAGATGCAGTATTAATCATCGTACCTTATTACAACAAGCCATCACAACATGCGCTTTACAAGCACTATAAATCTATTGCAGAAACAGTAGATATTCCTATTATCGTATACAATATTCCTGGAAGAACAGCGGTAAATTTACATGTTGACACATTAGCTCGTCTCGCTAAAGATGTTCCACAAATCATTGGGGTTAAAGAATCTAACAAAGATTTCGAACATGTGAACCGTGTGTTATTAAAGTGTGGAAGAGATTTCAATCTATATTCTGGTATCGAATTATTATGTTACCCAATGTTGGCAATCGGTGGGGCTGGACATATTAGTGCAACAGCCAATATTCTTCCAAAAGAAATTGCTAATCTATACAATGATTGGGCAGCAGGAAACATTCAAGCTTCCTTAGACCATCATTTTGAATTAATGGAATTAAACGATGTGTTGTTTGAGGATACAAATCCAGCACCATTAAAAGCTGCGTTAGGAATGATGGGTAAAGCGAAGCCAATCTTACGAAGACCAATGGATCTTCCAACACCAGAACTACAAGAAAAACTTCGTAAAGTATTATCAAGACATGTAGAACTTCCCGAAAATGTAGTTGCTAATTAA
- a CDS encoding 4-oxalocrotonate decarboxylase — translation MITNEQIEQIATYLLDAEYGKNEVVKVTASIKPDLTFDEAYLVQEEIVQRKLNEGKKIIGPKMGLTSFAKMKQMGVEEPLYGYVFDYMLIDNGGQVKLSDLIHPKVEAEIAFVMGEDVEGPDITGAQVLAATEYVLPALEIIDSRYENFNFTLPDVVADNASTSRVVFGTTLKKPEQLELELVGTTITINGEIKELGAGAAVLGHPANSVAMLANMLARKGEKVKKGDIILTGGITGAVMLSKGDVVSGKFDGLGEVTFTVVE, via the coding sequence ATGATTACGAATGAACAAATTGAGCAAATAGCTACCTATTTGTTAGATGCAGAATATGGGAAAAACGAGGTTGTAAAAGTTACGGCATCTATAAAGCCTGATTTAACATTTGATGAAGCCTATTTAGTACAGGAAGAAATTGTACAAAGAAAATTAAATGAAGGAAAAAAAATAATCGGCCCGAAAATGGGCTTAACGAGCTTCGCTAAAATGAAGCAGATGGGTGTCGAGGAGCCGCTTTATGGCTATGTCTTTGATTATATGTTAATTGATAACGGTGGACAGGTGAAGCTTAGCGACTTAATCCATCCGAAAGTGGAAGCGGAAATTGCTTTCGTTATGGGTGAGGACGTAGAAGGGCCTGATATTACCGGTGCCCAAGTATTAGCGGCAACGGAATATGTTTTACCGGCATTAGAAATCATTGACAGCCGCTACGAAAATTTTAATTTTACACTACCAGATGTTGTCGCAGACAACGCCTCAACATCCCGTGTTGTCTTCGGCACTACTTTGAAAAAGCCAGAACAATTGGAGCTTGAGTTAGTAGGCACGACGATTACAATAAATGGCGAAATAAAAGAGCTAGGAGCAGGAGCTGCTGTTCTTGGTCATCCAGCCAATTCAGTAGCAATGCTTGCAAATATGCTTGCTCGAAAAGGAGAAAAAGTAAAAAAAGGTGATATTATTTTAACTGGTGGGATTACTGGAGCCGTCATGCTGTCAAAGGGTGATGTTGTTTCAGGCAAATTTGATGGATTAGGTGAGGTGACTTTTACTGTAGTTGAATAA
- the dmpG gene encoding 4-hydroxy-2-oxovalerate aldolase, which yields MGLNKDILITEVALRDGSHAIRHQFTVEQVTSVVKALDEANVPYIEVAHGDGLGGSTLQYGLSLTNEFELIEAAAATAKNSKIAVLHLPGIGLEKDLKQAASLGAKMARIATHVTEADVSPVYIELAKELGMETVGFLMMSHLAPTSKLVEQAKLMESYGADTVYVVDSAGALLPHEVSEKICALRDHLSVNIGFHGHNNLSLAMANTLAAIEQGATRIDGSMRCLGAGAGNTQTEVLVAVLDKMGIQTGIDVYKAMDIAEELVAPILEKPQEITRDSLVLGYAGVYSSFLLHAQRAAKRFNIDSRDILIELGKQHIVGGQEDMIVDVAAEIAKRKNVTVG from the coding sequence ATGGGATTAAATAAAGATATTTTAATCACAGAGGTAGCTTTACGAGATGGAAGCCATGCCATTAGACACCAATTTACAGTGGAACAAGTGACAAGCGTTGTTAAAGCACTTGATGAAGCAAATGTACCCTATATTGAAGTGGCTCATGGGGATGGCCTTGGAGGCTCGACACTACAATATGGATTATCATTGACAAATGAATTTGAATTAATTGAAGCTGCGGCCGCCACTGCTAAAAATTCAAAAATTGCTGTCTTGCATCTTCCAGGCATCGGTTTAGAAAAAGATTTAAAACAAGCGGCTTCGTTAGGTGCTAAAATGGCAAGAATTGCAACGCATGTAACAGAAGCAGATGTTTCTCCTGTTTATATAGAGCTAGCAAAAGAGCTTGGCATGGAAACGGTTGGATTCTTAATGATGTCACATCTTGCTCCTACTTCTAAATTAGTCGAACAAGCTAAATTAATGGAAAGCTATGGCGCTGATACTGTCTATGTCGTCGACTCCGCAGGTGCCTTGTTGCCACATGAAGTATCAGAAAAAATCTGTGCTTTACGGGACCATCTCTCGGTTAACATCGGTTTCCATGGTCATAACAACTTGTCACTCGCAATGGCTAACACACTTGCAGCGATTGAACAAGGAGCGACAAGAATTGATGGCAGTATGAGATGTTTAGGTGCAGGTGCTGGGAATACACAAACGGAGGTGCTTGTAGCTGTATTGGATAAGATGGGAATACAAACTGGAATTGACGTCTATAAAGCGATGGATATTGCGGAAGAATTAGTGGCCCCAATTTTGGAAAAACCACAAGAAATAACTAGAGATAGCCTTGTGCTCGGATACGCTGGTGTATACTCAAGCTTCTTACTTCATGCCCAGCGTGCAGCAAAAAGATTTAACATTGACTCCCGTGATATTTTGATTGAGCTAGGGAAACAACATATCGTTGGTGGTCAAGAGGATATGATTGTTGATGTTGCTGCAGAAATCGCGAAACGAAAAAATGTCACAGTCGGTTAG
- a CDS encoding acetaldehyde dehydrogenase (acetylating): MSKVKVAVLGSGNIGSDLMIKLRRATNLELTTVVGVDPDSDGLKRAKEFGYVTIDDGIEGFLEQPELADIVFDATGAKPHIKHAKLLKEAGKRVIDLTPAAVGPFVVPTVNIKDHLADDNVNMITCGGQATTPIVHAINQVQPVSYAEVIATVSSRSAGPATRANINEFIETTSSALEIIGGAKLGKTVMIINPAEPPIIMRDTIHALVKGETVDEEGITKAIRDMEKKVQRYVPGFRIRQEPLFDGNKITILIEVEGAGDYLPKYAGNLDIITAAAVQVAEEWAIKMLANATV; the protein is encoded by the coding sequence ATGAGTAAAGTGAAAGTTGCTGTATTAGGCTCAGGTAATATTGGTTCGGATTTAATGATTAAGCTTAGAAGAGCGACAAATTTAGAGTTAACAACTGTCGTTGGTGTTGACCCGGATTCTGATGGTTTAAAACGTGCAAAAGAATTCGGTTATGTAACAATTGATGATGGAATTGAAGGGTTTCTTGAACAACCAGAACTGGCTGATATCGTCTTTGATGCAACAGGAGCCAAGCCCCATATTAAACATGCAAAACTATTAAAAGAGGCAGGAAAAAGGGTAATTGATTTAACACCTGCTGCTGTCGGTCCTTTTGTCGTGCCAACTGTAAATATCAAAGATCATTTAGCGGACGATAATGTCAATATGATTACATGCGGGGGTCAGGCAACAACACCAATTGTTCATGCGATTAATCAAGTGCAGCCTGTTTCTTATGCAGAGGTCATTGCAACTGTTTCAAGTAGAAGTGCTGGACCAGCAACAAGAGCTAATATTAACGAATTTATTGAAACGACAAGTAGCGCACTTGAAATCATCGGTGGGGCGAAGCTTGGGAAGACCGTTATGATTATTAATCCTGCAGAGCCGCCGATAATTATGAGAGATACCATCCACGCCCTTGTCAAAGGTGAAACTGTCGATGAGGAAGGAATTACAAAGGCAATCCGTGATATGGAGAAAAAAGTGCAACGATATGTGCCAGGATTCCGGATTAGACAGGAGCCGCTTTTTGACGGTAATAAAATAACAATTTTAATTGAAGTTGAAGGTGCCGGCGACTATTTGCCAAAGTATGCAGGAAATTTAGATATTATTACAGCAGCTGCTGTTCAAGTTGCCGAGGAATGGGCAATTAAAATGCTTGCAAATGCGACTGTGTAG